One genomic region from Paroceanicella profunda encodes:
- a CDS encoding 5-(carboxyamino)imidazole ribonucleotide synthase — protein sequence MTEALHPGATIGILGGGQLGRMLSIAAARLGLRCHVYDPLANPPAGDVAHAVTTAGYDDTEALRLFADSVDVVTFEFENIPLEAVAVLEALRPVRPGARALEMSQDRLTEKDFLAGLGLATAPYRAVDTLEELEAALAEIGTPAILKTRRMGYDGKGQVRIMAPEEAPQAFAALAGAPGLLEGFVAFEREVSVIAARALDGSVTCYDPGENVHRDGILHTTTLPASLGRGRGTDAVLLAGRILNALDYVGVMGVELFVTASGLVVNEIAPRVHNSGHWTIEACVIDQFAQHIRAVAGWPLGDGSRHSDAVMTNLIGDEAGDWARYAADPATGLHLYGKAEARPGRKMGHVTRISPRR from the coding sequence GTGACAGAAGCCCTGCACCCCGGAGCGACCATCGGCATTCTCGGCGGCGGGCAGCTTGGCCGCATGCTCTCCATCGCCGCCGCCCGGCTGGGGCTGCGCTGTCATGTCTACGACCCGCTGGCCAACCCGCCGGCCGGCGACGTGGCCCATGCCGTGACCACCGCCGGCTACGATGACACCGAGGCGCTGCGGCTTTTCGCCGACAGCGTGGACGTGGTGACCTTCGAGTTCGAGAACATCCCGCTGGAGGCCGTCGCGGTGCTGGAAGCGCTGCGCCCGGTGCGGCCGGGCGCGCGGGCGCTGGAGATGTCGCAGGACCGGCTGACGGAGAAGGATTTCCTCGCCGGGCTGGGCCTCGCCACGGCGCCCTACCGCGCGGTCGACACGCTGGAGGAACTGGAGGCGGCGCTCGCCGAGATCGGCACGCCCGCCATCCTGAAAACCCGCCGCATGGGCTATGACGGCAAGGGCCAGGTGCGCATCATGGCGCCGGAGGAGGCCCCGCAGGCCTTCGCCGCACTTGCCGGCGCGCCGGGCCTGCTGGAAGGGTTCGTGGCCTTCGAACGCGAGGTCTCCGTGATCGCGGCCCGCGCGCTGGACGGGTCTGTCACCTGCTACGACCCGGGCGAGAACGTGCACCGCGACGGCATCCTGCACACCACCACCCTGCCCGCCAGCCTCGGCCGCGGCCGGGGAACCGATGCGGTTCTGCTGGCCGGGCGCATCCTCAACGCACTGGACTACGTGGGCGTGATGGGGGTGGAGTTGTTCGTCACCGCCTCGGGGCTGGTGGTCAACGAGATCGCGCCCCGGGTGCACAATTCCGGGCACTGGACCATCGAGGCCTGCGTGATCGACCAGTTCGCCCAGCACATCCGCGCCGTGGCCGGCTGGCCGCTGGGCGACGGCAGCCGGCACTCGGACGCGGTGATGACCAACCTCATCGGCGACGAGGCCGGGGACTGGGCGCGCTACGCCGCCGACCCCGCCACCGGCCTCCACCTCTACGGCAAGGCCGAAGCCCGGCCCGGGCGGAAGATGGGGCACGTCACCCGGATCTCGCCCCGCCGCTGA
- a CDS encoding metalloregulator ArsR/SmtB family transcription factor produces MPGDKNLDTIFGALADPTRRAILSRVRRQPARIGDLAQPFAMTLAAVSKHVKVLEAAGLIRREVHGRTHVCHAVPGAALPALAWLESASGHAPGPEAPRPSSREARAAPGQRGQARTAAQAGTPAARPADPRPVRPREAGAQKGSPMSIQERITAARMLPHSPATVFAALIDARSAPSWVFEAYETPASGDTERFVEIDPRPGGHFRLIRSGPEGSHYRRGTFLELSRGEYLIFTYADGPETAESEQVQVELYPESGGCVIVVSHALEPGQPERGARLQNGWARLLEALAWHLGPASTEATGAEDEA; encoded by the coding sequence ATGCCCGGAGACAAAAACCTTGACACCATTTTCGGCGCCCTCGCCGACCCGACGCGGCGCGCGATCCTCTCGCGCGTCCGGCGCCAGCCCGCGCGCATCGGTGACCTCGCGCAGCCCTTCGCGATGACCCTCGCGGCGGTGTCGAAACACGTGAAGGTTCTGGAGGCCGCCGGGCTCATCCGCCGCGAGGTGCACGGGCGCACCCATGTCTGCCATGCCGTGCCAGGGGCGGCCCTGCCGGCGCTTGCCTGGCTCGAGAGCGCTTCCGGGCATGCCCCCGGGCCCGAGGCGCCCCGCCCCTCCTCCCGCGAGGCCCGGGCCGCGCCCGGACAGCGGGGCCAGGCCAGGACTGCCGCTCAGGCCGGCACGCCGGCTGCCCGCCCCGCCGATCCGCGCCCCGTCCGGCCACGCGAGGCGGGAGCACAGAAAGGAAGCCCGATGTCGATCCAGGAGCGCATCACCGCCGCGCGCATGCTGCCGCATTCTCCGGCCACGGTGTTCGCCGCGCTGATCGATGCCCGCAGCGCGCCGTCCTGGGTGTTCGAGGCCTACGAGACGCCGGCGAGCGGCGACACCGAGCGCTTCGTGGAGATCGACCCCCGCCCGGGCGGGCATTTCCGGCTGATCCGCAGCGGCCCGGAGGGCAGCCACTACCGCCGGGGCACCTTCCTGGAGCTGTCGCGCGGGGAATACCTGATCTTCACCTATGCCGACGGGCCGGAGACCGCGGAATCCGAGCAGGTGCAGGTCGAGCTTTACCCGGAAAGTGGCGGCTGCGTGATCGTGGTGAGCCATGCGCTGGAGCCGGGCCAGCCGGAGCGCGGCGCCCGGCTGCAGAACGGCTGGGCGCGCCTGCTGGAAGCGCTCGCCTGGCATCTCGGCCCCGCGTCCACGGAGGCCACCGGCGCGGAGGACGAAGCCTGA
- a CDS encoding choice-of-anchor I family protein has translation MAYNDSAAASGITLAGSYVSGFGEAGSEVVAYEDGLLYVTNGAAGRIDVIDAATMALERSVDLTSLPDYKGVNSVAVSHGTIAVAIDTTDIGSGESAQARAGLLALFDAADPDAAPTLVETGNHPDMVTFSADGTQVYVANEAETRTDADGEFIEDYATPAKGSITVVDLAAPRAAATYDFSEFDGLEDALRAAGIRIFPGASASGDFEPEYIAVSPDGSQLFVTLQEANAVAVFDLESRSWSDIRTLGTTDHSLPGNGFDASDKDDAIDIARHPVLGMRMADSIAAFEDAGQTWYITANEGDDRGENARIEDLDLDPDAFPDAAALQTDAGIGRLSVSTVDGDTDGDGDFDALYAYGARSFTIFAADGTEVFDSGDMFETVIARLRVANAFNNDDFPNDAPGVVDDNRSDAKGPEPEAVAVGEVDGHRFAFIGLERDSGIMIFNIDTPAAPEFAAYIESAVVGDTSPEVIRFIPAAQSVSGSAQLAVAYEVSGTTTLIDLASGLDGRIARDAGTMTGSLVDDLLRGNWQDNTLMGGAGDDILRGNGGDDLLIGGTGDDRMRGGAGADTFAFMEGDGLDRVWKFESDDRLDLSATGLAFEDLTLVARTEERTVVRYGDAGDKIVLTHAADVTLDADHFVF, from the coding sequence ATGGCCTACAACGACAGCGCCGCCGCCAGCGGCATCACCCTTGCCGGCAGCTACGTGAGCGGCTTCGGCGAGGCCGGCTCCGAGGTGGTGGCCTATGAGGACGGGCTGCTCTACGTGACCAACGGCGCGGCCGGGCGCATCGACGTCATCGACGCCGCGACCATGGCGTTGGAGCGCTCCGTCGATCTCACCTCCCTGCCGGACTACAAGGGCGTGAACTCCGTGGCGGTGAGCCACGGCACCATCGCGGTGGCCATCGACACCACCGACATCGGCTCCGGCGAGAGCGCGCAGGCCCGCGCCGGCCTGCTCGCCCTCTTCGACGCGGCGGACCCGGACGCGGCCCCCACCCTGGTGGAAACCGGCAACCACCCGGACATGGTGACCTTCTCCGCCGACGGCACGCAGGTCTACGTGGCCAACGAGGCTGAGACCCGCACCGACGCGGACGGCGAGTTCATCGAGGATTACGCCACCCCCGCGAAGGGCAGCATCACCGTGGTGGACCTCGCCGCCCCGCGCGCCGCCGCCACCTATGATTTCTCCGAATTCGACGGGCTGGAGGACGCGCTGCGCGCCGCCGGCATCCGCATCTTCCCCGGCGCCTCCGCCTCCGGCGACTTCGAGCCGGAATACATCGCCGTCTCGCCGGACGGCAGCCAGCTCTTCGTCACCCTGCAGGAGGCGAACGCCGTGGCGGTGTTCGACCTGGAGAGCCGGAGCTGGTCCGACATCCGCACCCTGGGCACCACCGACCATTCCCTGCCGGGCAACGGGTTCGACGCCTCCGACAAGGACGACGCGATCGACATCGCCCGCCACCCGGTGCTGGGCATGCGCATGGCCGATTCCATCGCCGCCTTCGAGGACGCCGGCCAGACCTGGTACATCACCGCCAACGAGGGCGACGACCGCGGCGAGAACGCCCGCATCGAGGACCTCGACCTGGACCCCGACGCCTTCCCCGACGCCGCCGCCCTGCAGACCGACGCGGGCATCGGCCGCCTCTCCGTCTCGACCGTCGACGGCGACACGGATGGCGACGGCGACTTCGACGCGCTCTACGCCTACGGCGCGCGCTCCTTCACCATCTTCGCCGCCGACGGCACCGAGGTGTTCGATTCCGGTGACATGTTCGAGACCGTGATCGCCCGCCTGCGCGTGGCCAACGCCTTCAACAACGACGACTTTCCCAATGACGCCCCCGGCGTGGTGGACGACAACCGCTCCGACGCCAAGGGCCCGGAGCCGGAAGCCGTCGCCGTGGGCGAGGTGGACGGCCACCGCTTCGCCTTCATCGGGCTGGAGCGCGACAGCGGCATCATGATCTTCAACATCGACACCCCCGCCGCCCCGGAATTCGCCGCCTATATCGAGAGCGCGGTGGTGGGCGACACCTCGCCCGAGGTGATCCGGTTCATCCCGGCGGCCCAGAGCGTGAGCGGCTCGGCCCAGCTCGCGGTGGCCTACGAGGTCTCCGGCACCACCACGCTCATCGACCTCGCCTCGGGCCTGGACGGGCGCATCGCGCGCGACGCGGGCACGATGACCGGCTCGCTGGTCGATGACCTGCTGCGCGGCAACTGGCAGGACAACACCCTCATGGGCGGCGCGGGCGACGACATCCTGCGCGGCAACGGCGGCGACGACCTGCTGATCGGCGGCACCGGGGACGACCGCATGCGCGGCGGCGCGGGCGCCGACACCTTCGCCTTCATGGAGGGCGACGGGCTCGACAGGGTCTGGAAGTTCGAGAGCGACGACCGGCTGGACCTCTCGGCCACCGGCCTCGCCTTCGAGGACCTCACCCTGGTCGCGCGCACGGAGGAGCGCACCGTGGTGCGCTACGGTGACGCCGGCGACAAGATCGTGCTGACCCATGCCGCCGACGTCACCCTGGACGCGGATCACTTCGTGTTCTGA
- a CDS encoding YdcH family protein, with product MNNTPPQMSREDILRIRLDMLRREHRDLDQAIAALDMEARADILTIRRLKKRKLLLKDEISRIEDTLTPDIIA from the coding sequence ATGAACAACACACCTCCACAGATGAGCCGCGAGGACATCCTGCGCATCCGGCTCGACATGCTGCGGCGGGAACACCGGGACCTGGACCAGGCGATTGCCGCGCTCGACATGGAGGCGCGCGCCGACATCCTCACCATCCGCCGGCTGAAGAAGCGCAAGCTGCTGCTGAAGGACGAGATTTCGCGCATCGAGGACACGCTCACCCCCGACATCATCGCCTGA
- the purE gene encoding 5-(carboxyamino)imidazole ribonucleotide mutase, with protein MASPLVGIVMGSQSDWETMRNAAVLLEEFGVAHEVKIVSAHRTPDRLFAYAESAAGRGLRAIIAGAGGAAHLPGMLAAKTRVPVLGVPVQSKALSGLDSLLSIVQMPRGIPVGTLAIGAAGAANAALFALAQLATTDPALADRLDAWRLAQSEAVADAPVDAL; from the coding sequence ATGGCCTCTCCCCTCGTCGGAATCGTGATGGGCAGCCAGTCCGACTGGGAGACGATGCGCAATGCCGCCGTGCTCCTGGAGGAGTTCGGCGTGGCCCATGAGGTGAAGATCGTCTCCGCCCATCGCACGCCCGACCGGCTGTTCGCCTATGCCGAAAGTGCCGCGGGGCGCGGGTTGCGCGCCATCATCGCCGGGGCCGGCGGAGCGGCGCACCTGCCGGGGATGCTCGCGGCCAAGACCCGGGTTCCGGTGCTCGGCGTGCCGGTGCAGTCGAAGGCGCTGTCCGGGCTCGACAGCCTGCTCTCCATCGTCCAGATGCCGCGCGGCATCCCGGTCGGCACGCTGGCGATCGGCGCGGCGGGGGCGGCGAACGCCGCACTCTTCGCCCTGGCGCAGCTTGCCACGACCGACCCCGCCCTCGCCGACAGGCTCGACGCCTGGCGCCTCGCGCAGAGCGAGGCCGTCGCCGATGCGCCGGTCGACGCGCTCTGA